The nucleotide window AAATTTATCCCTTCTTATAAAAAAACTTTCTGACCCATACCACTACATATAATATACAAAGCTAATTTCACCATTGTCTTTTAGAATATGCGTGAACCACCTAAGAATGTCGTAAGTATTTCTTATTTTACATCATTTTATAAGCCGTGAGAAGGATTATATCTTGACTATTTATACCAGGGAAACAAAGTATACATAGGAAGAGATTACGTCCTGTTTACGAAACATGATAAGTACAATAGAACGTTATGAAGAGTACTAGTTTTACTATAGAAAACGCTTTATTAAATCGGTTGATGTCCACTGCAAAAGTTTTCTGTGCAGCTACGGAATCTACCCAGCTCCATCAATTCGAGAAGACTAAGTAACATCACACTTTTCCCCAACCTACAAGAAAAGACCTGAAAAACAGGTCTTATTCTTCCCAAACTTTCACTTCTTGCATGATATCGCCATTTCTCATAGCTAGTACTGTTTCCAGGCCGCTTGTTACTTGTCCAAACACTGTATGTACACCATCTAAATGCGGCTGTGGCTCATGAACAATAAAAAACTGACTACCGCCCGTATCTCTACCAGCATGCGCCATTGATAAAGCACCTGCTTTATGGCGATGCGGATTTCCTGCTGTTTCACACTTAATTGTATAGCCAGGGCCACCTGTTCCGTTCCCATTTGGATCGCCACCCTGACTTACAAAGCCTGGAATTACACGGTGGAACGTGAGACCATTATAAAAGCCTTCATTCGCCAACTTTTCAAAGTTTGCTACTGTTCCTGGCGCTTCATTTGAAAATAATTCAAATTCTACTTTTTTACCATTGTCCATTAAAATATAACCTTTTTTCATAACTGACAACCTCCTTATCGTTCATACTGCTCAATCATACCACATTTGGCTTATAAAATAAAAATAGCAGAATAGACGTTCGTCTTTATTTTTGATAAAATCCATCTAAAGTCCGATGACAAGGCATACAGTTATATTATAATTAGCATGTTGCCCTCAAAACTTTACAAAGGAGCGATAGTATTGAAAACAAAATGGTTAGCGCTTCTCCTTATATTTACATTGCTTGTGCCAACTTATGCACTTGCTGATGTAGCTGAAGGAGAGACAATTATTACACTGGGAGAAAACTTAACCGCAGAACAAAAACAAAAAGTACTCGACGATATGAAGGCGCCTGCCGACGCCCAAACCATTCTCGTTTCTAATGCGGAAGAGCATAAATATTTGAGTCAATACGTTCCCAAAGCTCAAATTGGGACAAAGGCTATTTCTTCCTCTAAAATTACGTATACAAAAAAAGGATCTGGCCTCGTGGTGCAAACCCACAATATTTCTTGGGTTACAGATGCCATGTACACCAATGCATTGATTACAGCAGGTGTCAAGGATGCCGACATATATATTACAGCACCGTTTCAGGTAAGCGGAACTGCTGCTTTAACAGGCCTAATGAAAGCATATGAAACAACCGCAAACAACCCTATTCCTGAGGAAGTAAAACAAGTTGCAAACCAAGAAATGGTTACAACTGCAAAGCTTGGTGATCAAATTGGTTCTGATAAAGCAGTAGAGCTTGTTACACGTGTAAAAGAAGCAATTGCTGAAAATCCGCCAAAAACAACAGAAGATTTACGAATTCTGATTGAAAAGTTAGCAAAAGAACTTGGAATCACTCTTACAGAGGAGCAACTAAATAATCTAGTTACATTATTTGACAAAATGAAAAACCTAAATATTGATTGGGATCAGGTTACGAATCAATTAAATAAAGCGAAAGAGCAAGTATCTGCCTTTTTAAGCTCGGAAGAAGGACAAACATTTCTTGATCAAGTCAAAGATATTTTTGCGAGTTTCATAGACTTTATTAAATCTTTGTTTAAATAAAGACATGTAATTAGAAAATAACTCTTATTTGAAAGTTACTGCTATGTAGTAAAAAAGAGAAGGAGCCTCCTGTGTAGGCTCCTTCTCTTTTTATATGAGATTTGTTGTTAAGTTCCATTATAGGGCCTCGCTTTCCTCGGGAAGCAGTAGCCTTCTCTTAAACTTATAGAAAAGCTAATTTCATAATAGCTTCTTCTACTGATCTGACAACATGAGCAGCACGCTGTTTTACACACGCAGGAGCATGATGTAATGAAAAAGAATGAGGTGTTACTTCAAACATGGAAATATCATTAAAAGAATCTCCTATGCATGCAACTTGATGCGGCAACACTTGCAAATGCTTCATCAATTTTTGCAAAGCTTGCCCCTTACTAACTCCAGCAGGCATTATATCTACAAAACCTGGACCTGAAATTACAACCTCCGCTTCATGACCGAACACATCTTTTAATTCATGATCAACTCGGGCGATTTCATCTTGCGTTCCGTGCAAAAAGAATTTAGACGGAAAGATACTTTCTCCCAATCTATCATGTAAATCTTCCATTTCAATCACTTCCAAGCCGTTGTTTTGCTCAAAGAAGATATAATCCTGGTTTTTGCTAACTGTATATCGACTTTCTCCTGCACATGCAATGTGAACCATTTGTTTTTCACTAATATATTTGTATATTTTTTGCGATAGAGTTCGATTGAATATTTCTTCATGTAACAATACACCATCTTTTGTTGTTAATACGGCTCCATTGAGACTAGCAGTGTGATACTCTACTTCTAAATCT belongs to Ectobacillus sp. JY-23 and includes:
- a CDS encoding peptidylprolyl isomerase, which gives rise to MKKGYILMDNGKKVEFELFSNEAPGTVANFEKLANEGFYNGLTFHRVIPGFVSQGGDPNGNGTGGPGYTIKCETAGNPHRHKAGALSMAHAGRDTGGSQFFIVHEPQPHLDGVHTVFGQVTSGLETVLAMRNGDIMQEVKVWEE
- a CDS encoding DUF1002 domain-containing protein — translated: MKTKWLALLLIFTLLVPTYALADVAEGETIITLGENLTAEQKQKVLDDMKAPADAQTILVSNAEEHKYLSQYVPKAQIGTKAISSSKITYTKKGSGLVVQTHNISWVTDAMYTNALITAGVKDADIYITAPFQVSGTAALTGLMKAYETTANNPIPEEVKQVANQEMVTTAKLGDQIGSDKAVELVTRVKEAIAENPPKTTEDLRILIEKLAKELGITLTEEQLNNLVTLFDKMKNLNIDWDQVTNQLNKAKEQVSAFLSSEEGQTFLDQVKDIFASFIDFIKSLFK
- a CDS encoding Cof-type HAD-IIB family hydrolase produces the protein MVRLFVSDLDDTLVYQINQVCNRDKRALQWLSEQGTDICFASGRFAHRIHHAVRDLEVEYHTASLNGAVLTTKDGVLLHEEIFNRTLSQKIYKYISEKQMVHIACAGESRYTVSKNQDYIFFEQNNGLEVIEMEDLHDRLGESIFPSKFFLHGTQDEIARVDHELKDVFGHEAEVVISGPGFVDIMPAGVSKGQALQKLMKHLQVLPHQVACIGDSFNDISMFEVTPHSFSLHHAPACVKQRAAHVVRSVEEAIMKLAFL